In Anaerolineales bacterium, one DNA window encodes the following:
- a CDS encoding NBR1-Ig-like domain-containing protein produces MLKSKSTIPNTTIIWGLVALLLIAGVVALIFAFRSPRNAQDEVNAIYTNAAMTLEAQQLTLQAAEPTATATFTMMPTETPTLFVTITLPAQPVIGSPATGGGSGAAGCDNSVYVADVTIPDGTVMVPGQSFTKTWKVQNNGTCAWTAAYQLTFVNGEVMGGRTTPIGSAVGAGQTVDVSVSMVAPTKAGEVIGYWKIFNDKGQPFGTFLSVEIKVGTLTATASSGTPTATSPAATTAPSNTPETPTDVPPP; encoded by the coding sequence ATGTTGAAATCGAAATCGACCATACCGAACACAACGATCATCTGGGGGCTGGTCGCGCTATTGCTGATCGCCGGGGTTGTCGCCCTGATCTTTGCGTTCAGAAGCCCGAGAAATGCGCAGGATGAAGTTAACGCGATCTACACCAACGCAGCAATGACCCTCGAAGCCCAGCAATTGACCTTGCAGGCGGCAGAGCCAACTGCCACCGCCACATTTACCATGATGCCGACAGAGACCCCGACACTCTTCGTTACCATCACGCTTCCCGCCCAGCCTGTAATTGGCTCCCCTGCGACAGGCGGCGGATCCGGTGCAGCAGGTTGTGACAATTCAGTCTATGTTGCTGATGTGACCATTCCGGATGGCACAGTCATGGTGCCCGGACAATCGTTTACAAAAACCTGGAAGGTGCAGAACAACGGAACCTGCGCATGGACAGCCGCGTATCAACTCACCTTTGTCAACGGCGAAGTAATGGGCGGCAGGACAACGCCCATCGGCAGTGCCGTTGGGGCCGGCCAAACCGTGGATGTTTCCGTTTCAATGGTCGCACCCACGAAAGCAGGCGAGGTGATCGGGTACTGGAAGATTTTCAACGACAAGGGACAGCCGTTTGGCACGTTCCTGTCTGTGGAGATCAAGGTCGGCACTCTAACAGCAACCGCATCGTCCGGCACGCCGACAGCTACTTCCCCTGCGGCAACGACGGCTCCATCCAATACACCTGAAACGCCCACCGATGTGCCCCCCCCTTAA
- a CDS encoding cytochrome c oxidase subunit 3 has translation MSHILDKTSAFRQGVVIFVYLAVLTVLEYFVAVTFEAVSILVIVAVIKVALVMYYYMHIYKLNEDGDSDPHSYSFKTATNRLGLWLFLLSDAFVFAGLLAARVNLLGLTRPHLNQTLGLVVTAVLLISSFFMNRGETAMAHGDKKGFMVNTIITFVLGLGFLLGVVAVEWPLAAHEGLTASSGAAGAVFYMMTGMHAFHVFTGLIFLIVVLNNGRKDIYSADRHWGVEAAAVYWHFVDLVWIFFYPALYLIGIAL, from the coding sequence ATGTCACATATTTTGGATAAAACTTCTGCTTTCCGCCAGGGCGTGGTCATCTTCGTTTATCTTGCCGTATTGACTGTGCTGGAATACTTTGTAGCGGTTACGTTCGAGGCGGTCTCGATTCTTGTCATTGTGGCGGTCATCAAGGTCGCGCTGGTCATGTATTATTACATGCATATCTATAAATTGAACGAAGATGGCGATTCCGACCCGCATTCCTACTCATTCAAAACCGCTACCAACCGCCTTGGTTTATGGCTCTTTCTGCTTTCCGATGCCTTTGTCTTTGCGGGCTTGTTGGCTGCGCGCGTCAACCTGCTGGGACTCACGCGTCCGCATTTGAATCAGACCCTCGGTCTGGTGGTGACCGCCGTGTTGTTGATCTCATCCTTCTTCATGAATCGCGGAGAGACTGCCATGGCGCACGGCGACAAAAAAGGATTCATGGTCAATACCATCATCACCTTTGTGCTTGGCCTCGGCTTTTTGCTCGGCGTGGTTGCCGTGGAATGGCCCCTCGCCGCCCACGAGGGGCTGACTGCCAGCAGCGGTGCAGCCGGTGCTGTCTTTTACATGATGACCGGCATGCATGCCTTCCATGTTTTCACCGGCTTGATCTTCCTGATCGTGGTGCTCAATAATGGTCGCAAAGACATCTATTCCGCCGACCGGCACTGGGGCGTGGAGGCTGCCGCCGTCTATTGGCACTTTGTGGACCTTGTCTGGATTTTCTTCTACCCCGCCCTGTACCTGATCGGGATTGCTTTATAA
- a CDS encoding cbb3-type cytochrome c oxidase subunit I, translated as MKKFFNTAFARGLFWQLIGTLLGAGLVTGIRFVMGLSTIDTFFFTEPAWVLGGFFGVLFFLAGNGSVSDWYKWARGIDTPEHHEEHYSGWEKYFHVSLDHKVIGIQYTVVALALISIGGLFALIFRTELAASELQFLTTDMKLFGQNGPQLYNTLMSLHGMIMIVSILLGIAGIINYVVPLMLGAQDMAFPRLNAFSFWVAVPASVLLLMSLVLGGFDTGWTGYPPLSARAPVGIQMFFLGVFTAGWSSILGALNVIATVVRMRSKGMTAMRMPIFVWAAVATSIIALTATQLIGLSFQLVMFQRLFGMGFFDPGKGGNPVLFQHLFWFYSHPAVYVFVLPGLGVISELLPVFARKPLFGYRWVAMSSLGIALVGFLVWAHHMFTSGMNEYLRVPFMYSTLLVAIPTGVKFFSWVATLWKGKIVFPTPMLFVLGAVVVFLLGGLTGPPNATVSVDLHLHDTYFIVGHFHDTIFGGFVFPFFAALYYWFPKATGRRMSEALGKLHFWLMTPSFFVLTFGMMRVGLLGMRRRIADYDPALGFDNAHLVMTIAGYLIGVSVLIFIYNFFNSIKNGEKADGNVWNSRSPEWQVTSPMPMHNYDRPFEVVGEPYDYGLPGSKYVEFIEPAKSRHH; from the coding sequence ATGAAGAAATTCTTTAATACCGCCTTTGCTCGCGGATTGTTCTGGCAGTTGATCGGCACCCTGCTGGGGGCCGGCCTGGTGACGGGCATTCGTTTTGTAATGGGCCTAAGCACAATTGATACATTTTTCTTTACCGAACCGGCCTGGGTGCTGGGAGGATTTTTTGGCGTGCTTTTCTTCCTGGCCGGCAACGGCTCGGTGAGCGACTGGTACAAGTGGGCGCGCGGCATTGATACCCCTGAACATCATGAAGAGCATTACTCCGGCTGGGAGAAATATTTCCATGTTTCCCTCGACCATAAGGTGATCGGCATTCAATATACGGTGGTGGCGCTAGCGTTGATCAGCATCGGCGGTTTGTTCGCCCTCATCTTCCGCACCGAGCTTGCTGCGTCCGAATTACAGTTCCTGACGACGGATATGAAATTGTTCGGTCAGAATGGGCCGCAGCTTTACAATACACTCATGTCCCTGCACGGCATGATCATGATCGTATCCATTCTGCTGGGTATCGCCGGCATTATCAACTATGTGGTACCGTTGATGCTTGGCGCGCAAGACATGGCGTTCCCGCGCTTGAACGCTTTTTCGTTCTGGGTGGCTGTACCTGCATCGGTCCTGTTGTTGATGAGCCTTGTACTTGGCGGCTTCGATACGGGCTGGACCGGGTATCCTCCGCTTTCAGCCCGCGCCCCGGTGGGTATTCAGATGTTCTTTCTCGGCGTTTTTACCGCCGGCTGGTCGTCCATTCTCGGCGCGCTTAACGTAATTGCGACGGTTGTTCGTATGCGTTCGAAGGGAATGACTGCCATGCGCATGCCGATCTTTGTCTGGGCAGCTGTCGCCACATCCATCATTGCGCTGACCGCCACACAGTTGATCGGTCTATCCTTTCAATTGGTCATGTTCCAGCGTCTCTTCGGCATGGGTTTCTTTGATCCTGGCAAGGGTGGTAACCCCGTTCTCTTCCAGCATCTATTCTGGTTCTATTCACATCCCGCGGTATATGTGTTCGTACTCCCGGGCCTTGGTGTGATTTCCGAGCTGTTGCCGGTCTTTGCCCGCAAGCCTCTGTTTGGCTATCGCTGGGTTGCCATGTCCTCGCTGGGCATTGCACTGGTGGGCTTCCTGGTCTGGGCGCATCACATGTTCACCTCCGGCATGAACGAATACCTGCGTGTGCCGTTCATGTATAGTACCCTGCTGGTAGCCATCCCAACCGGGGTTAAGTTTTTCTCCTGGGTGGCGACCCTTTGGAAGGGAAAGATTGTATTTCCCACACCGATGCTTTTCGTCCTTGGTGCCGTTGTCGTGTTCCTTCTCGGAGGCCTCACAGGTCCCCCGAACGCCACGGTTTCCGTGGACCTGCATCTTCACGATACTTACTTCATTGTTGGGCACTTCCACGATACCATCTTCGGCGGTTTCGTCTTCCCCTTCTTTGCCGCGCTGTATTACTGGTTCCCCAAGGCAACGGGGCGCCGCATGAGCGAGGCACTTGGTAAACTTCATTTCTGGCTGATGACCCCCTCGTTCTTCGTCCTCACCTTTGGCATGATGCGTGTCGGGCTGCTCGGCATGCGCCGCCGCATCGCGGATTATGATCCTGCACTTGGCTTTGACAATGCTCATTTGGTTATGACCATCGCCGGTTATCTCATCGGCGTATCGGTGCTGATCTTCATCTACAACTTCTTCAACAGCATCAAGAATGGCGAAAAGGCGGATGGAAATGTATGGAATTCACGTTCGCCGGAGTGGCAGGTAACATCGCCAATGCCTATGCATAACTACGACCGGCCTTTTGAGGTTGTCGGTGAGCCATATGATTATGGCCTGCCCGGTTCGAAGTATGTTGAATTCATCGAGCCTGCCAAAAGCAGGCATCATTAA
- a CDS encoding SCO family protein has protein sequence MDKRVIWVGIASFLIIGFTLVLNMLFTQNVDFRGSSYVEPYPVAADFELLRSNGDVFRLSGQRDKVILLFFGYTTCPDVCPTTLAELNMALNQLPDKAKQVQVVFISVDPDRDTLQAVQEYVGRFNPSFIGLSGSFDELQKIWQDYGVFREVTQSDSAAGVIINHTARVTLIDRQGNLRLSYGFGTPVEDIVHDLNLILK, from the coding sequence ATGGATAAAAGAGTCATCTGGGTTGGCATTGCCTCGTTTTTGATCATCGGCTTTACCCTTGTATTAAATATGCTCTTTACGCAAAATGTGGATTTTCGCGGCAGTTCTTACGTTGAACCGTACCCGGTCGCTGCGGATTTTGAATTGCTGCGCTCGAATGGAGATGTATTCCGCTTAAGTGGACAGCGCGATAAAGTCATCCTGCTCTTCTTTGGATACACAACCTGCCCGGATGTCTGTCCCACGACGCTTGCCGAATTGAACATGGCCTTGAACCAACTCCCAGACAAGGCGAAACAGGTTCAGGTTGTTTTTATCTCAGTGGATCCTGACCGTGACACCCTGCAAGCTGTGCAGGAATACGTTGGGCGTTTCAACCCGTCCTTCATCGGATTGAGCGGCTCCTTCGATGAACTTCAAAAGATATGGCAGGACTATGGTGTCTTCCGCGAAGTCACGCAGAGCGATTCGGCGGCCGGGGTCATCATCAACCACACCGCGCGCGTGACCCTGATTGACAGGCAGGGCAATCTGCGCCTCTCGTACGGTTTTGGCACTCCCGTTGAAGACATTGTTCATGATCTGAATTTGATATTGAAATAA
- a CDS encoding HAD-IIA family hydrolase: protein MIPSNIKALILDMDGVIWKGDAPIGDLPSIFNRIRERGLKFVFATNNGTKTPEEYQQKLTGLGVEIDASQMVTSALGISFLLAQKYPRGTKVYMIGEDGIRVALEQEGFEILGVDTAPEARAVVMGIDRGITFQKIAEAALLVRAGIPFYTTNTDRTFPTPRGEIPGSGAWLSVITTATGVEPTVAGKPFPYLMELSLEKLGTGKEETLVIGDRLETDIAAGQAVGCPTALVLSGVSSMEQARAWKPAPNIIMDDLASLIG from the coding sequence ATGATCCCTTCAAATATAAAAGCTCTCATCCTCGACATGGACGGTGTCATTTGGAAAGGCGATGCACCGATCGGCGACCTGCCATCCATCTTCAACAGAATCCGCGAACGCGGTCTGAAATTTGTCTTTGCCACCAATAACGGCACAAAAACGCCCGAAGAATATCAACAAAAATTAACCGGGCTTGGAGTGGAGATCGATGCTTCCCAGATGGTCACTTCCGCTTTGGGCATTTCCTTCCTGCTTGCACAAAAATATCCGCGCGGGACAAAGGTCTACATGATCGGCGAAGACGGCATCCGCGTGGCGCTGGAGCAGGAGGGGTTTGAGATCCTCGGCGTGGACACTGCACCCGAAGCGCGGGCAGTTGTCATGGGCATTGACCGGGGCATCACCTTTCAGAAAATCGCCGAAGCGGCCCTGCTTGTGCGGGCGGGCATCCCGTTCTACACAACGAATACAGACCGCACCTTCCCCACCCCGCGCGGAGAAATCCCCGGGTCGGGCGCGTGGCTATCGGTCATCACCACCGCAACAGGCGTGGAACCGACCGTGGCAGGCAAGCCGTTTCCGTATCTGATGGAACTGTCCCTTGAAAAGCTTGGGACAGGGAAAGAGGAAACCCTCGTGATCGGCGACAGACTGGAAACAGACATCGCAGCTGGACAAGCGGTGGGCTGCCCAACCGCGCTGGTGCTGAGCGGCGTTTCATCCATGGAACAGGCGCGGGCGTGGAAGCCTGCTCCGAATATCATCATGGATGATCTGGCATCGCTGATTGGTTAA
- a CDS encoding SURF1 family protein has protein sequence MIIKRMFSRAWWFTTMLVFLGTAVCIRLGVWQLERLEGRRVFNAQVESMRVAEMLDLNQVLPGDLAALEWRAVRVTGEYDFGNQVALRNRYNGDQYGYHLITPLRFNSSAVLVDRGWIPADGNSTPADWRKYDEIGMVTVTGQIRLGQDKPAFGGVADALPANGEMLYVWNNLSVERISAQIPFPIQDVYIQPNADAGDATPPIPFQPVVEISEGSHFGYALQWFTFASILFLGYPVYLRKQM, from the coding sequence ATGATCATAAAAAGGATGTTTAGCCGTGCGTGGTGGTTCACCACCATGCTGGTGTTTTTAGGCACAGCCGTGTGTATCCGTCTCGGCGTCTGGCAGTTGGAGAGGCTCGAAGGACGCCGCGTCTTCAATGCGCAGGTCGAATCCATGCGTGTCGCGGAGATGCTGGATTTGAATCAGGTTTTGCCTGGAGATCTTGCTGCGCTGGAATGGCGCGCTGTTCGTGTCACTGGCGAATATGATTTCGGGAATCAGGTTGCCTTGCGGAATCGCTATAACGGCGATCAATATGGCTATCATCTCATCACGCCTCTTCGCTTTAACAGCTCGGCTGTTCTGGTGGACCGGGGCTGGATTCCCGCTGATGGAAATTCCACTCCCGCCGATTGGCGAAAATACGATGAAATTGGAATGGTCACTGTCACAGGGCAGATCAGGCTCGGGCAGGACAAACCAGCTTTCGGTGGAGTTGCTGACGCGCTGCCCGCGAACGGTGAAATGCTTTATGTGTGGAATAATCTAAGTGTGGAGAGAATATCCGCACAGATTCCGTTCCCCATTCAGGATGTTTATATCCAGCCGAATGCAGATGCCGGGGATGCAACACCACCCATCCCGTTTCAGCCCGTGGTGGAAATCAGCGAGGGCTCGCATTTTGGATACGCCCTGCAATGGTTTACGTTTGCATCGATCTTGTTCCTTGGGTATCCGGTATATTTGAGAAAGCAGATGTAG
- the bcp gene encoding thioredoxin-dependent thiol peroxidase, whose translation MPISSGIPAPDFELLDDTNTSRKLSDYRGRNVVLYFYPKDDTPGCAKEACNFRDDYTAYEKAGVVILGVSPDSVESHVKFKKKFQLQFPLLADDGHRVCDLYGVWGPKKFMGKEYEGVLRTTFLIDTDGNIKRVFENVRPAEHSAELLAVLGVK comes from the coding sequence ATGCCGATCTCTTCCGGGATTCCCGCGCCTGATTTCGAATTGTTGGACGATACAAACACATCCCGAAAACTTTCCGATTATCGTGGGAGGAATGTCGTGCTTTATTTCTACCCCAAGGACGATACGCCGGGCTGCGCGAAGGAAGCCTGCAATTTCCGTGATGATTACACCGCCTATGAAAAGGCGGGCGTGGTGATCTTGGGCGTCAGCCCGGATTCTGTTGAGTCTCATGTGAAGTTCAAGAAGAAGTTTCAGCTGCAGTTCCCGCTCCTTGCGGATGATGGGCATCGGGTCTGTGACTTGTACGGCGTGTGGGGTCCGAAGAAATTCATGGGCAAGGAATATGAAGGCGTCCTCCGTACCACCTTTCTGATCGATACGGATGGAAACATCAAGCGTGTGTTTGAAAATGTACGCCCTGCCGAACACAGCGCGGAACTGCTCGCTGTTTTGGGAGTGAAATAA
- the tig gene encoding trigger factor — protein MNIEKQYQEDHTIKLLVEVDAEKMTTYKRRAATKIASRGNIPGFRPGKAPYDVVVRTYGEGAITEQAVDLFIDMEYSNILKEADINPGAAGSLESIDSLEPPKFTFRVPLAPDVDLGDYHSVRLPYEWKTPGQKDVDTAIEDLRQMYATTETVERAIETGDYVLVDVKSETAELNRTGFAAFVRSEDRDTEWPYNGFAKELIGLKSGDSTTIKHKFPKDWEVEELKGKSSEIEVTVKTVRAVTLPDLNDEFAKTAGAGETLDALMEAVKKDVENRSQAEYDDKYFVELIEKIKEGATLKYHEHTLEHEGEHVLSDLSNRLSQQGMDLDTYFKVRNTTREQFIEDEVKPVAKKRLERGLILDEIVRREKIQINNEALEEEYNNTLNGLAMQGVDFGKIRGGRKGQKQLSEAIAMESASRVMTRMALNMIKSIAMGEYKPVEETNAEEDLAEEVAKEESAPAEDEQEKASE, from the coding sequence TTGAACATCGAAAAACAATATCAGGAAGACCACACCATCAAACTTCTCGTGGAAGTTGATGCGGAGAAGATGACCACCTACAAACGCCGCGCGGCAACGAAAATCGCCTCACGCGGAAATATCCCGGGCTTTCGCCCCGGCAAGGCGCCCTATGATGTCGTGGTGCGCACCTATGGTGAAGGCGCGATCACCGAACAGGCTGTGGACCTATTCATCGACATGGAATATTCGAATATCCTCAAAGAAGCGGATATAAACCCCGGCGCAGCCGGCTCGCTCGAATCCATCGACAGCCTCGAGCCGCCCAAGTTTACCTTCCGTGTACCGCTTGCCCCGGATGTGGACCTTGGCGATTATCACTCCGTCCGCCTGCCATATGAGTGGAAAACTCCCGGACAAAAAGACGTGGATACAGCCATCGAAGACCTGCGCCAAATGTATGCCACAACGGAAACCGTAGAGCGTGCCATTGAGACCGGTGATTATGTTTTAGTGGACGTAAAATCTGAAACCGCCGAATTAAACCGCACGGGATTCGCCGCCTTCGTCCGCAGTGAAGACCGGGATACCGAATGGCCCTACAACGGTTTCGCAAAGGAACTGATCGGGCTAAAATCCGGCGACAGCACAACCATCAAACACAAATTCCCCAAGGACTGGGAAGTGGAGGAGTTGAAGGGAAAAAGTTCCGAAATCGAAGTAACCGTCAAGACCGTGCGCGCCGTGACCCTGCCCGACCTCAATGACGAGTTCGCCAAAACAGCAGGCGCGGGCGAAACCCTGGACGCTTTAATGGAAGCTGTGAAAAAGGACGTGGAAAACCGTTCACAGGCGGAATACGATGACAAATATTTTGTTGAATTGATTGAAAAGATCAAGGAAGGTGCAACCCTCAAGTATCACGAGCATACACTCGAACATGAAGGCGAGCATGTGCTTTCGGACCTGTCCAACCGCCTCTCCCAGCAGGGCATGGATTTAGATACCTATTTCAAAGTCCGCAATACCACGCGCGAACAGTTCATCGAAGATGAGGTAAAGCCCGTCGCGAAGAAACGGCTGGAGCGCGGACTCATTCTCGACGAGATCGTCCGCAGGGAAAAGATCCAGATCAATAATGAGGCGCTGGAGGAGGAATACAACAACACACTCAACGGTCTTGCCATGCAGGGTGTTGACTTTGGCAAGATCCGCGGCGGGCGCAAGGGACAGAAACAATTAAGCGAAGCCATCGCGATGGAATCCGCCAGCCGTGTGATGACGCGCATGGCGCTCAATATGATCAAGTCGATTGCGATGGGCGAATACAAACCTGTTGAAGAGACAAATGCGGAAGAAGATCTTGCGGAGGAAGTGGCGAAGGAGGAATCCGCGCCAGCCGAGGATGAGCAGGAAAAGGCTTCCGAATAG
- the coxB gene encoding cytochrome c oxidase subunit II yields MQHFVIVGILIIVMSILTYFGLDSAGLMPEQASAQAVSIDWLWNWQVIAMSFLFALIVVPLFYSLVVFRRRKGETGDGEHIEGNTNLEITWTVLPLFVVLIFAYMGAYSLGETTRADPEAMVVKVRAQQFTWIFEYPEFGIVSSELRLPVNKQVVLKMESADVIHSFWVPEFRVKQDVVPGRVTEYRITPTLLGDYKVRCAELCGMSHYAMENPVIVNTQAEYDAWIAEQSAIAAASQTPEGQGQLLTVKNGCIGCHSLDGSKLVGPSWLGVYESTREFADGTSAVADDAYIVESILDPKAKEVAGYSPTSMPPYVFTDEEIANIIAYLKTLK; encoded by the coding sequence ATGCAACATTTTGTAATTGTTGGAATCCTGATCATTGTGATGTCCATCCTCACTTATTTTGGTCTGGATTCCGCAGGGCTTATGCCGGAACAGGCGAGCGCACAGGCGGTTTCAATTGACTGGCTGTGGAACTGGCAGGTGATCGCCATGTCCTTCCTTTTTGCGCTCATTGTTGTACCGTTGTTTTACAGTCTGGTCGTTTTTCGGCGCAGGAAGGGCGAAACAGGTGACGGCGAACATATTGAAGGCAACACCAATCTGGAGATCACATGGACTGTGCTGCCTCTGTTTGTGGTTCTGATTTTTGCCTATATGGGCGCGTACTCGCTCGGGGAAACCACCCGTGCCGACCCTGAGGCCATGGTGGTAAAAGTGCGCGCACAGCAATTCACCTGGATTTTTGAATACCCTGAATTCGGCATTGTCAGCAGTGAACTGCGCCTGCCCGTGAATAAACAGGTTGTGCTTAAGATGGAATCGGCGGATGTGATCCACTCATTCTGGGTTCCTGAGTTCCGCGTCAAACAGGACGTTGTGCCTGGGCGCGTGACCGAGTACAGGATCACCCCGACGCTGCTCGGCGATTACAAAGTCCGCTGCGCGGAGCTGTGCGGCATGTCTCATTATGCGATGGAAAACCCTGTCATTGTTAATACGCAGGCGGAGTATGATGCCTGGATTGCCGAACAGAGCGCGATTGCCGCCGCATCGCAGACTCCCGAAGGACAGGGACAATTGTTGACTGTAAAGAATGGCTGTATCGGTTGCCATTCCCTGGACGGTTCGAAGCTCGTCGGACCTTCCTGGCTGGGTGTGTACGAATCCACACGTGAATTTGCGGACGGTACCTCCGCAGTGGCGGACGATGCCTATATTGTCGAATCCATTCTTGACCCGAAGGCGAAGGAAGTGGCTGGATATTCCCCAACCAGCATGCCTCCTTATGTGTTCACGGACGAAGAAATCGCGAACATCATCGCGTATCTTAAAACGCTGAAATAA
- a CDS encoding ATP-dependent Clp protease proteolytic subunit, which produces MIPDIKNVVPMVVENTGRGERAYDIYSLLLRNNIIFLGTPIDDQVANVIVAQLLFLNHEDPEKEIRMYINSPGGQIYAGLAIYDTMQIISNPISTVAVGVTASFGTVLLTAGTKGSRYALPHATVHMHQPLGGAQGQATDIEIQAKQILRLKSLLNGIMSKHTGKPLEVIERDLDRDFYLDAAQAVEYGLVDQVIETPEKVAK; this is translated from the coding sequence ATGATTCCTGATATCAAAAATGTTGTTCCAATGGTCGTTGAAAATACGGGCCGCGGCGAGCGTGCCTATGATATTTATTCGCTGCTGCTGCGCAACAACATCATCTTCCTCGGCACGCCGATCGATGATCAGGTTGCGAATGTGATCGTTGCCCAACTGCTGTTCCTTAACCACGAAGATCCTGAAAAGGAAATTCGCATGTACATCAACTCGCCCGGCGGACAGATCTACGCAGGACTTGCGATCTACGACACGATGCAGATCATCTCGAACCCGATCAGCACGGTTGCCGTCGGCGTAACCGCCTCGTTCGGGACCGTTTTGCTGACCGCCGGCACGAAAGGCAGCCGCTACGCCCTGCCGCATGCCACCGTCCACATGCACCAGCCCCTCGGCGGCGCACAGGGCCAGGCCACGGACATTGAGATTCAAGCCAAGCAGATCCTGCGTTTGAAGTCCTTGCTCAATGGAATCATGTCAAAACACACCGGCAAGCCGCTGGAAGTGATCGAACGCGATCTAGACCGCGACTTCTATCTCGATGCCGCACAGGCTGTGGAGTACGGTTTGGTCGATCAGGTGATCGAAACACCGGAAAAAGTGGCGAAGTAG
- a CDS encoding heme o synthase, with translation MKYSLRSSFSRLTLALLAVVFLLTVVGRIVSVTGAWVHCMGWPLCVPSSPLGYLKLAHLLLVGVASVFMAAVWRKAWREQRDQILLLPLTTVTGVLFFGQALVGAIEVTRAYPLHLVVLHVMTAVVLWISLGFLVFASGALAQDKTEVMKFDFRQRSKDFFILSKPLIVTLLLVTTYSGLVAGNKAWPSASLTFWTLLGGMLAAAGSSALNQYIDRELDRNMQRTAKRPLADGRLTAAEGLSYGLALCLASYYVMAGFVNLLAALLSLAGIFYYVIFYSVLLKKTTVQNIVIGGGAGAIPPMVGWAAATGELSLAAWILFAIVFMWTPPHFWALAIVRMKDYEKAGVPMMPVVHGEEKTRRHILIYTIELIAVTLLLPIFNLAGTVYLISAMVLGGLLLYAAWRVFRVGGNKAAWTMYRWSSMYLAFIFLAIMIDAVM, from the coding sequence ATGAAATATTCCTTGCGTTCATCCTTTTCGCGTTTGACGCTGGCATTGTTAGCCGTTGTTTTTTTGTTGACCGTTGTTGGGCGCATCGTTTCCGTAACGGGCGCGTGGGTCCATTGCATGGGCTGGCCCCTCTGTGTGCCTTCGAGCCCGCTGGGGTATTTGAAGCTTGCACATCTCCTTTTGGTGGGTGTGGCTTCGGTCTTCATGGCGGCGGTGTGGCGAAAAGCTTGGCGCGAACAGCGTGATCAGATTTTGCTTCTGCCGCTAACCACGGTAACGGGTGTTTTGTTTTTTGGGCAGGCGCTTGTCGGCGCGATTGAAGTGACACGCGCGTATCCGTTGCATTTGGTTGTGCTGCACGTCATGACCGCTGTTGTGTTGTGGATCTCGCTTGGTTTTTTGGTATTTGCTTCCGGCGCGCTGGCGCAGGATAAAACTGAGGTTATGAAATTTGACTTTCGACAGCGGTCGAAGGATTTTTTTATCCTCTCAAAACCTTTGATCGTGACGTTGCTGTTGGTGACAACATATAGCGGCCTGGTGGCAGGGAACAAGGCCTGGCCCTCCGCTTCGCTTACATTTTGGACGTTGCTTGGTGGCATGCTGGCGGCGGCCGGCTCAAGCGCATTGAACCAATATATAGACCGTGAATTGGACCGGAACATGCAGCGCACAGCCAAGCGTCCGCTTGCGGATGGGCGCCTGACCGCCGCAGAGGGATTGTCGTACGGGCTCGCGCTTTGTCTTGCCAGTTATTATGTGATGGCAGGCTTCGTCAATTTACTTGCAGCCTTGCTGTCGCTGGCGGGAATTTTTTATTATGTGATTTTCTATAGCGTTTTACTGAAGAAGACAACGGTACAGAATATTGTCATTGGGGGCGGCGCAGGGGCGATTCCGCCGATGGTTGGTTGGGCAGCGGCTACCGGGGAACTCAGCCTCGCTGCATGGATATTATTTGCCATCGTATTCATGTGGACTCCCCCGCATTTTTGGGCATTGGCGATTGTCCGTATGAAGGATTACGAGAAGGCCGGTGTGCCGATGATGCCAGTAGTGCATGGCGAGGAAAAGACTCGCAGGCACATCCTGATCTATACGATTGAATTGATTGCTGTGACTTTACTGCTCCCCATCTTCAACCTGGCTGGGACCGTGTATCTCATCTCTGCAATGGTGCTGGGTGGTTTGTTGCTGTATGCCGCGTGGCGGGTATTCAGGGTTGGCGGCAACAAGGCTGCCTGGACGATGTACCGCT